A window from Solanum stenotomum isolate F172 chromosome 5, ASM1918654v1, whole genome shotgun sequence encodes these proteins:
- the LOC125865175 gene encoding protein RADIALIS-like 1, producing the protein MATNWTTKQNKKFEEAIVMYDKDNNGEKWHNIARYVGGKSVEEVRRHYDLLIKDITQIENDQVPLPNYRTTSDQTNARGYANEQRLLKNLKLQ; encoded by the exons ATGGCCACAAATTggacaacaaaacaaaacaagaagTTTGAAGAGGCAATTGTTATGTATGACAAAGACaataatggtgaaaaatggCATAATATAGCTAGATATGTTGGTGGAAAATCTGTTGAAGAAGTTAGAAGGCATTATGATCTTTTGATAAAAGATATTACTCAAATTGAAAATGATCAAGTCCCTTTGCCTAATTATAGGACTACTTCTGATCAAACCAATGCTAGAGGTTATGCTAATGAGCAAAG GCTTCTGAAGAATTTAAAACTACAGTGA